A genome region from Arthrobacter sp. SLBN-100 includes the following:
- a CDS encoding glycine C-acetyltransferase — protein MYTSIKDQLSTELEDIRSAGLFKTERSINSPQSSHINAGIIGQPGADVLNFCANNYLGLADHPDIITTAKAAMDERGFGMASVRFICGTQDLHLELEARVSRFLGTEDTILFSSCFDANGGVFESLFGPEDAIISDALNHASIIDGIRLCKAQRYRYANQDMADLESKLVEAKDARRKIVVTDGVFSMDGFLAPLEAICDLAEKHDALVMVDDSHAVGFMGATGAGTPEHAGVSHRVDIYTGTFGKALGGASGGYVSGRSEVVAMLRQKARPYLFSNSLAPAIVAATIKALDLVENSGGLRRTLFENAALFRRRMAEEGFDLLPGEHAIVPVMFGDAVLAAQVADRMLQHGVFVTAFSFPVVPRGAARIRVQLSAAHSTDDVEACVSAFVASRAEVAG, from the coding sequence ATGTACACCTCGATTAAGGACCAGCTGAGCACCGAGCTGGAGGACATCCGCAGCGCGGGATTGTTCAAGACCGAACGCAGCATCAACTCGCCCCAGTCAAGCCACATCAACGCCGGCATCATCGGCCAGCCCGGCGCGGACGTGCTGAACTTCTGCGCCAACAACTACCTGGGCCTGGCTGACCACCCGGACATCATCACGACAGCCAAGGCGGCCATGGACGAACGCGGCTTTGGCATGGCCAGCGTCCGGTTCATTTGCGGCACCCAGGACCTGCACCTGGAACTCGAAGCCCGCGTCTCCCGGTTCCTCGGGACAGAGGACACCATCCTGTTCTCCAGCTGCTTCGACGCCAACGGCGGCGTCTTCGAGTCGCTCTTCGGCCCGGAGGACGCCATCATCTCGGACGCCCTCAACCATGCCTCCATCATCGACGGCATCCGACTGTGCAAGGCCCAGCGGTACCGGTACGCCAACCAGGACATGGCGGACCTGGAGTCAAAGCTGGTGGAGGCAAAAGATGCCCGCCGCAAGATCGTTGTCACCGACGGCGTCTTTTCCATGGATGGATTCCTGGCTCCGCTGGAGGCCATCTGCGACCTCGCCGAGAAGCACGACGCCCTCGTGATGGTGGACGATTCGCACGCCGTCGGTTTCATGGGGGCAACCGGTGCCGGTACGCCGGAGCATGCAGGAGTTTCGCACCGCGTGGACATCTACACTGGAACATTCGGCAAGGCGCTGGGCGGAGCCTCCGGCGGATACGTCTCCGGCCGCAGCGAAGTGGTGGCCATGCTCCGGCAGAAGGCGCGTCCCTACCTCTTCTCGAACTCGCTGGCTCCGGCCATCGTGGCCGCCACCATCAAAGCCCTGGACCTGGTGGAGAACTCGGGCGGCCTTCGGCGCACGCTCTTCGAAAACGCTGCGTTGTTCCGCCGCCGCATGGCCGAGGAGGGCTTTGACCTGCTGCCCGGTGAGCACGCCATAGTCCCGGTGATGTTCGGCGACGCCGTCCTGGCCGCCCAAGTGGCTGACCGGATGCTGCAGCACGGCGTCTTCGTTACCGCCTTCAGCTTCCCGGTGGTTCCGCGGGGGGCAGCAAGGATCCGGGTGCAGCTTTCGGCCGCGCACTCAACGGACGACGTCGAAGCGTGCGTCAGTGCCTTCGTCGCCAGCCGCGCCGAGGTGGCAGGCTGA
- the tdh gene encoding L-threonine 3-dehydrogenase yields MKALYKAGPQAGFEFVDRPEPEAGPADVKIRVMTTGICGTDLHIQSWDSWAQGIIEAPLIPGHEFYGEVVEVGEDVRDVKVGDRVSGEGHVVCGICRNCRAGRRQMCIHSVSVGVQRDGAFAEYVVIPETNAWVHHDPSVTPALGAIFDPFGNAVHTALSFPLVGEDVLITGAGPIGLMAIAVARHAGARKIAITDVSPHRLDLARRLGADLAINVATTRVRDAQRELGMREGFDIGMEMSGHPTALPEMIDNMNHGGRIAMLGLPSQDITIDWGKVVTHMLTLKGIYGREMYETWYAMSAMLSSNPVLHAGISAVVTDTLPATDWEKGFELARSAAGGKVVLDWTRL; encoded by the coding sequence ATGAAGGCTTTGTACAAGGCCGGCCCGCAGGCCGGTTTCGAGTTCGTGGACCGCCCTGAACCGGAGGCCGGTCCTGCCGACGTGAAGATCCGGGTTATGACTACGGGCATCTGCGGCACCGACCTCCACATCCAGTCGTGGGACTCCTGGGCGCAGGGGATCATAGAAGCCCCCCTCATCCCGGGCCACGAGTTCTATGGCGAGGTGGTGGAAGTCGGCGAGGATGTCCGCGACGTCAAGGTCGGTGACCGGGTATCCGGAGAAGGCCATGTGGTCTGTGGCATTTGCCGGAACTGCCGGGCAGGCCGGCGGCAAATGTGCATCCACTCGGTGAGCGTGGGCGTGCAGCGGGACGGCGCGTTCGCAGAGTACGTGGTGATCCCGGAAACCAACGCCTGGGTCCATCACGATCCCTCTGTCACTCCGGCGCTGGGCGCCATCTTCGACCCCTTCGGCAATGCTGTGCACACTGCCCTGAGCTTTCCGCTGGTAGGCGAAGACGTGCTCATCACCGGTGCCGGACCCATCGGGCTGATGGCCATCGCAGTCGCACGTCACGCCGGTGCCCGCAAGATCGCCATCACTGATGTGTCACCGCACCGGCTGGACCTCGCCCGCCGGCTCGGCGCAGACCTCGCCATCAACGTCGCCACCACCAGGGTGCGGGATGCCCAGCGCGAGCTGGGGATGCGGGAAGGTTTTGACATCGGCATGGAGATGTCCGGGCACCCCACCGCCCTGCCGGAGATGATCGACAACATGAACCACGGCGGCCGGATTGCCATGCTGGGGCTGCCCAGCCAGGACATCACCATTGACTGGGGCAAGGTGGTGACCCACATGCTCACGCTCAAGGGCATCTACGGCCGCGAGATGTACGAGACCTGGTACGCCATGAGCGCCATGCTGTCCTCCAACCCCGTGCTGCACGCAGGCATCTCGGCCGTCGTCACTGATACGCTCCCAGCCACCGACTGGGAAAAGGGCTTCGAACTTGCCCGCAGCGCCGCCGGCGGAAAAGTTGTCCTCGACTGGACCCGACTCTAA
- a CDS encoding NAD(P)/FAD-dependent oxidoreductase yields MAAHYDVLIAGGGIAGLSLASALAGHCTVALVEAEQELAYHTSSRSARNLIPSYGPPVVQELTVRTLELMAARDAELPEPVLTPRSFMLIGTEEAVRAEASGHMRTITHAEALELCPALVPESFSAAGLDTGSFGCNAPLLLADHRQRALASGVDIITGARVHSAQRLGSGWQVGAGMEAFEAGVLVNAAGAWADELAVISGVEKLGLQPYRRTAAIAAVERPLPEHSPMVAAADNTFYFRREGDDVLISPSETVPSGPEDAKPRPGDVERLVAKLNQVTTLGITEVRRAWTGLRTEAADGVPVAGFDAEAPGFYWLAGQGGYGFQTSSAMAELAAAHILAGQQSAGQQRASETGTSPASRTAQALAATRWSVRR; encoded by the coding sequence ATGGCAGCACATTACGACGTCCTGATAGCCGGCGGCGGCATAGCCGGATTGTCCCTGGCCTCCGCGTTGGCGGGCCACTGTACCGTGGCTCTGGTGGAGGCGGAGCAGGAACTGGCGTACCACACGTCCTCCCGCTCCGCCCGGAACCTGATTCCCAGCTACGGCCCGCCCGTGGTGCAGGAGCTGACGGTCCGGACACTGGAACTCATGGCCGCCAGGGATGCCGAACTGCCCGAACCGGTCCTGACGCCGCGAAGCTTCATGCTGATCGGCACTGAGGAAGCGGTGCGCGCGGAAGCCAGCGGCCACATGCGCACCATCACGCACGCCGAGGCGCTGGAGCTCTGCCCGGCACTGGTCCCGGAATCGTTCTCCGCCGCGGGACTGGATACTGGATCCTTTGGCTGCAACGCGCCCCTTTTGCTGGCGGACCACCGCCAGCGGGCGCTGGCCTCCGGCGTGGACATCATTACGGGTGCGCGGGTCCACTCCGCGCAGCGCCTTGGCTCGGGTTGGCAGGTCGGCGCCGGAATGGAGGCCTTCGAAGCGGGCGTCCTGGTCAACGCTGCCGGCGCCTGGGCGGACGAACTCGCAGTCATCAGCGGGGTGGAGAAGCTCGGGCTGCAGCCGTACCGGCGCACTGCGGCGATTGCCGCCGTCGAACGCCCCCTTCCTGAACACAGCCCCATGGTGGCGGCAGCGGACAATACGTTCTACTTCCGCCGTGAAGGCGACGACGTGCTGATCTCCCCGTCCGAAACGGTGCCGAGCGGACCCGAAGACGCCAAGCCGCGGCCCGGGGACGTGGAGCGGCTGGTGGCCAAGCTGAACCAGGTGACCACGCTGGGCATCACGGAGGTCCGCAGGGCGTGGACGGGACTGCGGACGGAAGCGGCCGACGGCGTTCCGGTGGCCGGCTTTGACGCCGAAGCGCCTGGTTTCTACTGGCTCGCGGGCCAGGGGGGCTATGGCTTCCAGACCTCATCGGCGATGGCAGAACTGGCGGCGGCCCACATCCTGGCCGGCCAGCAAAGTGCCGGTCAGCAACGTGCCAGTGAAACAGGCACGAGTCCGGCATCCCGGACAGCCCAGGCGCTCGCAGCCACCCGCTGGTCCGTCCGGCGCTGA